Within Vicia villosa cultivar HV-30 ecotype Madison, WI linkage group LG1, Vvil1.0, whole genome shotgun sequence, the genomic segment ACGAAGACTCCTCTTCATTAGACGCTACGATACTCAACAAGAATGACATCTCTGTCGTCATACCTCCTCCCAGAAACACCGTCCCTCGGGACGGCATCACAACATCTCCTTCCCCGAAAGATTTCCAAGAAGATGCTCTCCATCATCTCAGGGAAACTGGTGGCAGAGACAACCACGAAGAGGCCCTAGAAAACCCTTTCTCCTCCAAGGGCCAAGCTCCCCAGGACCAGACCATGATAGTTGTTCTGGCCGCCCTTGCGCAGACAAACGCACTTATTCAGCAGCAGAACGACAGGATCGGGGCGCTCGAGCAAAAACGCTGTTCGAAGACTCCCCCCGGCCACAAGTCTCGCCCTCAGCGCGACATGGTTCCCTATAAACGCCCTCGTTCACCCTCCCCGAGGGAAAACGCGGGCCCCGCTTCCAAGAAAGGATCGAGCGACCACCACTCCCGACACCGATCACCTTCTCCTCGACCAAAAAGAAGATCTCGATCGCCTCCTACGAAGCACGACGATAACCGCAGGAGACACGTGCGGAGTCGCAGCCGGTCCTCCACTCCTTTCGCCAACGACGAAGAAGACGAGCGTCGGGGTCCTC encodes:
- the LOC131662146 gene encoding uncharacterized protein LOC131662146, which gives rise to MADNNEDSSSLDATILNKNDISVVIPPPRNTVPRDGITTSPSPKDFQEDALHHLRETGGRDNHEEALENPFSSKGQAPQDQTMIVVLAALAQTNALIQQQNDRIGALEQKRCSKTPPGHKSRPQRDMVPYKRPRSPSPRENAGPASKKGSSDHHSRHRSPSPRPKRRSRSPPTKHDDNRRRHVRSRSRSSTPFANDEEDERRGPLSRAILEAPLPTGLEKPPPLGTYDGTIDPDGT